One stretch of Jiangella gansuensis DSM 44835 DNA includes these proteins:
- a CDS encoding FAD-dependent oxidoreductase yields MSTDYDVIVVGGGTAGGPAAAQAARLGARTLLVEKNGALGGTTTVAGVSLPGLFHAWGKQIIAGIGWEAVSRSVREAGMTLPDFSRWAELPHHRLQVRVSPAVLAAVLDDVVVGSGAELLLHTIVAEAGWDGDSWRLTLATKDGLHRVRAGAVVDCTGDADIVALSGLPRYTRARRQPGTIMVRLGGYDLASIDVDAVQAAHDDAVQRGDLLPADLAHNPVAKFLRVRGENAIHVTGVQGGTSRDKTAAELAGRRTLLRILRFLRRQPGLEAVRIDSWATETGIRESWTIHGHASITVQDYVSGRAWPDALSYSFYPIDVHRPDGDGIDIRPLPYGTLPTIPRAAMVPRGSTRLVVAGRAISGDQEASSAYRVQASSMAMGQSAGVLAARAVASGSDVMDLPLEQVRADLRAHGAILPGDVVVPPPPDALPVQAGHDRTAATAGPSDPSPTKESA; encoded by the coding sequence ATGAGCACCGACTACGACGTCATCGTGGTGGGCGGCGGCACCGCCGGCGGACCTGCCGCGGCGCAGGCCGCCCGGCTCGGAGCGCGCACCCTGCTGGTCGAGAAGAACGGCGCCCTCGGCGGCACGACGACGGTGGCGGGTGTCTCACTGCCCGGGCTGTTCCACGCCTGGGGGAAGCAGATCATCGCCGGCATCGGCTGGGAGGCCGTCTCGCGGTCGGTCCGCGAGGCCGGGATGACCCTGCCGGATTTCTCCCGGTGGGCGGAGCTGCCGCATCACCGCCTGCAGGTGCGGGTGTCGCCGGCGGTGCTCGCCGCGGTGCTCGACGACGTCGTGGTCGGTTCGGGCGCGGAGCTGCTGTTGCACACGATCGTCGCCGAGGCCGGCTGGGACGGCGACAGCTGGCGGTTGACGCTCGCGACGAAGGACGGGCTGCACCGGGTGCGCGCCGGCGCCGTCGTCGACTGCACCGGTGACGCCGACATCGTCGCGCTGTCCGGGTTGCCGCGGTACACGCGGGCGCGCCGCCAGCCCGGCACCATCATGGTCCGACTGGGCGGCTACGACCTCGCTTCCATCGACGTCGACGCCGTCCAGGCGGCCCACGACGACGCGGTCCAGCGTGGCGATCTGCTGCCCGCGGACCTCGCGCACAACCCCGTCGCGAAGTTCCTGCGGGTGCGGGGTGAGAACGCCATCCACGTCACTGGTGTGCAGGGCGGCACCAGCCGCGACAAGACCGCCGCCGAGCTGGCCGGGCGCCGCACGCTGCTGCGCATCCTGCGGTTCCTGCGCCGGCAGCCGGGCCTGGAGGCCGTGCGGATCGATTCGTGGGCCACCGAGACCGGCATCCGCGAGAGCTGGACCATCCACGGCCACGCCAGCATCACCGTCCAGGACTACGTCTCCGGCCGGGCCTGGCCGGATGCGCTGAGTTACAGCTTCTACCCGATCGACGTGCACCGGCCCGACGGCGACGGCATCGACATCCGGCCGCTGCCGTACGGCACCCTGCCCACGATCCCGCGTGCGGCCATGGTCCCGCGCGGGTCGACCCGCCTGGTCGTGGCCGGCCGGGCCATCAGCGGCGACCAGGAGGCGTCGTCGGCGTACCGCGTCCAGGCTTCGTCGATGGCGATGGGCCAGTCCGCCGGTGTGCTCGCCGCTCGCGCCGTCGCGAGCGGGAGCGATGTCATGGACCTGCCGCTCGAGCAGGTCCGCGCCGACCTACGCGCCCATGGAGCGATCCTCCCCGGCGACGTGGTCGTGCCCCCGCCACCCGACGCTCTTCCGGTTCAGGCCGGTCACGACCGCACCGCGGCGACCGCCGGGCCGTCCGATCCCTCGCCGACGAAGGAGTCAGCATGA
- a CDS encoding ABC transporter substrate-binding protein — MTIDHTRTRPLRPRPVRARRAALTTLAATLAASLTACGFVNSDDSSTEDGGGGSGTVTAYVNTEQNAGLAPLVEAYEEETDSTVDVSSANTDELNQQLRVQLTSGTAADLIRVSPGNSSPVAAGVLGAEGELADLSDAAWTADLSDDTRALAEVDGQVLAFPVSRNAIVMAFNKQVFADAGVEVPTTWTELIAASEALAAAGVTPIAAPFQGGIYFQFWVYALAGTLVYAEQPGIDAQMEAGETTFATSPEWGEVFAKMADLRDAGFLSDGMLGLPPDQGLQAVATGEAAMVLMVSAGLPQLYGYAEEGAEAFDVFALPATDDAGATRVPVAPDFLAVNAAGDQEAAMEFLDFLAQPENVEEYANEMGVLPGLALDVDLENTALDPIQPLLSEGRSVAYANYLWPNGDVQQTMLQSGQEWLDGAIETADLLGQMDAEYARGRS; from the coding sequence ATGACCATCGACCACACCCGGACCCGTCCGCTTCGGCCCCGTCCGGTCCGGGCCCGGCGGGCGGCCCTGACGACGCTGGCGGCGACGCTCGCCGCCTCCCTCACCGCGTGCGGATTCGTCAACAGCGACGACAGCTCCACCGAAGACGGCGGCGGTGGTTCCGGCACCGTCACGGCGTACGTCAACACCGAGCAGAACGCCGGCCTGGCGCCGCTCGTCGAGGCCTACGAGGAGGAGACGGACAGCACCGTCGACGTCTCCTCGGCCAACACCGACGAGTTGAACCAGCAGCTCCGGGTCCAACTGACGTCCGGGACGGCCGCGGACCTGATCCGCGTCTCGCCGGGCAACTCGAGCCCGGTGGCCGCCGGCGTGCTGGGCGCCGAGGGTGAGCTGGCCGACCTGTCCGACGCTGCCTGGACGGCGGATCTCTCCGACGACACTCGTGCGCTCGCCGAGGTCGACGGCCAGGTGCTGGCCTTCCCGGTGAGCCGCAACGCCATCGTCATGGCGTTCAACAAGCAGGTCTTCGCCGACGCGGGGGTGGAGGTGCCGACCACCTGGACGGAGCTGATCGCGGCGTCCGAGGCGCTCGCGGCGGCCGGGGTCACCCCGATCGCGGCGCCGTTCCAGGGCGGCATCTACTTCCAGTTCTGGGTCTACGCGCTGGCCGGGACACTGGTCTATGCCGAGCAGCCGGGCATCGACGCGCAGATGGAGGCGGGTGAGACGACGTTCGCCACCAGCCCCGAGTGGGGCGAGGTGTTCGCGAAGATGGCCGACCTGCGCGACGCCGGCTTCCTCTCCGACGGCATGCTCGGTCTCCCGCCGGACCAGGGCCTGCAGGCGGTCGCCACCGGCGAGGCCGCGATGGTGCTGATGGTCTCCGCCGGCCTGCCCCAGCTGTACGGCTACGCCGAGGAGGGCGCCGAGGCGTTCGACGTGTTCGCCCTGCCGGCTACCGACGACGCCGGCGCCACCCGGGTGCCGGTCGCGCCGGACTTCCTGGCTGTCAACGCCGCCGGAGATCAGGAGGCGGCGATGGAGTTCCTGGACTTCCTCGCCCAGCCGGAGAACGTCGAGGAGTACGCGAACGAGATGGGTGTGCTGCCGGGGCTGGCCCTCGACGTCGACCTGGAGAACACCGCGCTGGACCCGATCCAGCCGCTGTTGTCCGAGGGGCGCAGCGTCGCCTACGCGAACTACCTGTGGCCCAACGGCGACGTCCAGCAGACCATGCTGCAGTCGGGCCAAGAGTGGCTCGACGGCGCCATCGAGACCGCCGACCTGCTCGGCCAGATGGACGCGGAGTACGCCCGGGGCCGTTCGTGA